In Cheilinus undulatus linkage group 3, ASM1832078v1, whole genome shotgun sequence, the genomic window tgtacaagtacaaaaaactgccattaaatcagcatacattaatattttttctacttttctttcataaatctctttaacaacttcagacctgctcaaaactaccaaaccttttaaactcacacaaaactctccataatacaacaggcaaaaacacaagaatgtggtgcatggtcctaaAATGAGTAAacggttgaatctggtggaatacagtaaaaatgtcaaatttcactagacttcttcacattgaaatgctgacattaaagaatgcatgattttatactgcagtgacagtgagattaaaaaacctggtttgaatggaagtcaatgggggcattttagcctcgaaggtgtccagagggtatttctgactttaagtaaaaaatatcaatgcaatcagatcagttttgttgctaatctttgatccatccaagactctcatcacccccaaagccccatctctctactatttattatatggaaaataatcaattttttctgtttttttgcagcaaaaaatgaaatatttcaaataatcaaactggcattaaaagtgttaaaattctgaaaagtattgaattttttgcagttttgagcaggtctgaagttgttaaaagatttatggaaaaaaaaggtagaaaaatactgatgtatgctgatttaatggcagtttttttgtatgttttcatttttgcctcgaaggtgtccagagccTAGTAcatttgaggagggcacaagggttaatctctttgtttatgaaataaaatacagaagTTAACCCTTTTAGTCTGATGTTGACTTTGTATGATTTTCAGGTTTTAAAGTGGGCAGAGTTAGACTTCAGTGAGGGAAAGGCCGGTCTAGTGCTGGTGTTTGGAGGACcaaagtcttaaaaatcatttgaaacCGTCCtaatgtctgtggtctcccacattttcaaaatcttttAAGACGTGAATATCAGCCAGCCTAAGTGGACAGTAAACAGCAAACTCTCCTACTTCCaataaaataaactaatttCACTGATTAGTTATAATCACTATAATAGTTTTAACTATAATACCTGGTCTAGATGGTAGTGATGTAGACGGTACGCTTGGTAGAGGAACGTCCGCTGGTCCCTCGATTTCCAGAAGGTTCTGGTCCAGCTCTTCCTGTTCCAGCTCCTCCAGCTCAGCCATAAGCTCATCCTGAACAACAGAGAAGAAAATTATTGAAGATTTTAGGCTAAGAAGGCACATCATATCAACATAAACCCACAAAGAAGAGTTTTAACAAACTGAATAGAAGTTCAACATTGTTGAAGCCAAAGACCAGGGctgtatttttaatgttctgCATACATAAATGCCTTACATCTGTCTACACTACTCCTCTCACCAAAGCTGTGGTCTGTAATAAGAATTAAGGTTttttgtcacaataccagaatttttgACTTCAACACAATACCATTAAGGAAGTTAAATTATACATTTACCTGTTCTGACaccacagaaatgaaaaaaataagtcaTACAGATATCTAATATTAAATAATTTCTAGTTGAAATTCTCATTATGTGCTTATAATACCCTGCTCCTGTTTGAAAGGACAGGACAGAGATGGACAACATTGGAGTCTTATATGTAGTGTGTACCTGATCAGCTCAGTCAATAAAATATTCTCCATCTATCACTAGGGGGGTAAAGTGGCTCTGTTTTAGCAGGATCGTTCCTTTTCTACCCATTTGTTAAATGGCTCTGTTGCTTTCATTTGAAAAGGGTTTATGTGGATAGAAAGGTCAACTTTGTGCTTTAtactgatgtaaaataaaataaagtatttttccTCACAAACTCCTAATAAAGATAACGCTCTGAAATTCTTCTTGTGTTTGTTCTCACCTCGTCATAATCCTCTCCAAAACCGACCGGTCTGGAAATGACATCTGAGATTTCTTGAGCTACTTCCTGCTGTTCTGTGATTTCAGCCATGAGATCGTCTACTTTGTCTATATCCCTGTGAAACcagaagacagagaggaaagagaCAGAATCATTTCaaacagatgtctttatacagAACACATCCTACAGAAGCTAGCAGAGAAGTCCAGGGCGTGCTGGGCGACTGAGGGATGCAGTTAATAGGATTTACTCCATAAATactaataaaaacatctttaaagagTGTGAAGCGTGGTCCACACATCTGCCTCAAAGTCTTCCTTACATGTTTTCATGAGCCGCCTTCATGGCCTTGGCAGCGTAGCCCATATTCTTCAGGACTTCTGTGTTGGTGTTTGCGTTCTCTAGCGCCTCCCTCTGGAACTCAATGGTAGACAATGTGCCGTCAATCTGAGCCAGCTGCTTCTCATAACGCTTTTTCCTCTTCAAGGCCTGCAGAGCCGCTAAAACACGGAAAGAAGAGAAGGAGGCAAAGTTAGCTCTGGAAAAGAAGGAGGACTCCAACATACTCGaggctgtgataatcccctCCGAGGACATCCAGTCTGCATGTCGTGTATGAGAATATCCCAGCTTTTGGGGTTTACACACAGACATCAGAGTTTTCTGCATTTAAACTGGCATGGACAGAgttaaattcccccaaaataagCTATATTTGATATTTCTGAGCCCTGAGACTGACAGCAaccccaacaggataagtgaatagaaaatggatggataatattaatgatcaggtctgatcttgattttaaaaaattaatgcaaaaatgtgggaaaagtaTAAATGAATAGCATTTTCATTGCTATTTCTGTATGCTGTCTGTTTATGGTCAGTGTGAGAATGTTTAATGGCGTCTGAGGGTTAAAAACCATGAAAGCAGTGATTATCTGGATAAATGAAATTTCcaacagtcattttttgaggGTATGCAGGCGGAGCTGCACGCACCACAGAATTCACCAAATTCTAAGAgaacaaaaagttaaattactCCACCAACGGGCCGTTCTGTCTGAGCCCTACTTCTGCAGACAATCCAAAGCTATCCCTGTAAATAAagtcccttaaaaatgtcctgaaCCGGCTTTCTGTCCATCAGCAAATCAATTAACATACTTAGGTTAATGATAGCTTTCTCTACATGTCTTAAACCTGTTTCCCATGTGGATTTGAATCCACAGCAACAATAATCTGAAGCATAATCAGGGAATTCCCAGGTGATGAGGAGCTGGGGAATCACCTGATGGAGGAGCCGGCGTCACAAACCTGCTGATTCACACTAGAGGAGTAAGAGAGGTGATGAAATAAGCAGAGATACGTGAGTGTGTGAGCTGGTGTGTGGATTAAAGCTTCATTTAAGAGTCCAGATTAGAGGAGAAGAAGATAGTTATGCAAGATTTAATAAACCTGGGCAGATTTGGATTTAGCCGTGTAATTCTTTGGTCTTCTAgctgtggctctctttgaactGAAGTCATGGTCAGCTTCAGTAAAGGGGGCGTAGTAGAGTAGTAAAGTGCAGCTCTGCTGCTATCTGAGCTCACTGTCCACAGTTCAAACTATTCCTGCAGATTTTATCCAAACAGTTGGAGTGCAAATGTTTTCTAGAGTTTCACCCTATAAGCAAAGGCTGCACAGTGACTGGGTCTTAGGACTAACCACGATTAAACCACCAAACATCACGTGTTTAATGAGAAGTTTAGCATCCTAGCGTTAGCATTAGCTCTGCCTACAGATAGCAGAGACCCTAGAGCTGCATTCATACTGCAGGCAGCAGTGACCCAAACAGACCAGTGTGAAAAACTTCAAccgtcagagtgaaaacagtccagCGGCCTCTTACAGCATCTTTAACACGACCGTTTCATGAGGTGGCAGCAGGGCAGCGTTTAACTCTACAGATCTGATCTGTTGTCTCCAAACTAAACATGCAGCAGAATACGGAGACTTCAACCatagcaacaggcagcttcaccGACGATACAACctctggactttaagaggaAAGACAAGTGCCCTCGAGGGATCGATAAGGCttaaagataacagaaaagtgGTCGAATTCAGCATTTTGGACAACCAGCCCATCTCTGTGGTGGAGAATTTGACTTTCTGTCTGAGCCTTTAGACCCACGCTATACCTGCCGTCTCCACATTACAGTACTGACACTGGCTTACCGGAGGTGTACAACAAAGTGACAGCATCCTAGAGAATTTAGAAATCAACctcactgccgttagcttcactgCAGgcgtttagagctctgatgttagccccGTGTCACGGCTGAGTCTCTACACAGTCCTCCACCTCTGAGTTAAAGCGTGCGGTGCTACATACACACCAGGTTAGAGGATCTACCACAGCAGAGCAGGTACAGCAGGCCATCCAGGATGTTCCTGAACAAGAAGcttcacttcattttaaagcaacagagggtaaagaaataaaagtgagggaggaaaaagtgacGGAGCAGCTCCAGGTGAActttagaaatgtctctgtaataACAGGAAtgcttgtatttgatatttgggttttattgcagtgttaatgttctggttcatgtctctgattaagctgctacatttcAATAAGGATGTTGTTCTGAATCTGTGTGATtatgtttttgatcctattcaagttaaactgtttacaccaggagtttaaaaagtgtgtgagagtgagcctcgcCGAAGAGAACAtcattcattcagtggacccccacccacacaaaGATTcagattaaaacaacaacaaccatatgttcaaacatttctgtctaattttaaatattttttaacatttttatatcttcgatattttggtctgcagaTGTTCTGAAACATCCGTCTttaccaggtaatcagttaattggtttcagtcatgaatttactgccaatactacctgattattctgctctgataatccttaaagcagcgttactcaaccaaagagccaaactgttgaaaaatacctctgagagagccacaatctaagaggtgaagcaaaaacagcttaaagtagcaataaaaatacgttaaagatggcaaaaatggtcagaaagcagcaaaaatgggtcaaaatgggaataaaaagtgaaaaaaaagatgggtgagaagtgacaaaaaatgagtaacaggtggcaaaaacaaggcaaaaaaaagagtaaaaaaagcagtcaagagtggcaaaaatggacaaaaagtgtcaaaaaagtttcccttttttaaggttttctgagggaataatattgaaaatgaaGACATCAGAGAGCCACTAATAATCCCACATTGAGCATCACTGCCTTAAAGTTACTATCAGTCTGTTCTGTTTGCTCCATGCAGAGGTTTGCAAACAAgatctttttttctggtttatggttctgtgcctccctgaagctctgtggcgccccccaggggaagCCAGCCTCACACTTCGAAAACCGCTGGTTTACACCACTTGAACATGGAGTTGGGatgtttttaagtcattttttatttcagtttttgtgactAATATAGTGAAGCTAATATGtagttgtatttatttattgatggaTTATTAAAGTGAAGCagagctattacaccattctgagcagaaatgtgattttatgttttttacaacaGTGTTGGCTGAGgttaaatggaataagtttgaCATATCTAGtagtttttcagtttatttcagttatttttggccAAAAGTGCTGATGGGGACAACCCTACTAGGTCAGTAGACTGATGGCTAAACCACCTGTTACATCAGAACATTAAATATGATCATACTGGCTGATCTCTGAAGTCCTACATGCAGCTCCTGGAACTAAAAAGTGatcattttattcataaaataagTGAATTATGCTCTGTGACAGCTGATAATGACTTAATACAACCAGACCTATGGACTGACTTCTGTTCCCagcttcctgtacatttttaaccactATGTACCTAAATCATGGCAGTTTTTAAGGCTCTACCATCAGAAACAGAAGCACCTCCATCAGCCTCCCTCGGGTGTTTTTTGGGATCCAGAGGAGCCAGACAGCGGCTGACAGAACCCTCTCATCGGATTATTTCAGCACTCTGGTTTATTCCTGGCCTGATAACATCATTACCAAACCTCATACAAACATGATCTCATCATACAGAGTGTATCCGCTCTGTAGTTCTGTCATCCTTTAGTCTTCCTGCTGCTCTCTGCTATTGA contains:
- the chmp4ba gene encoding charged multivesicular body protein 4b; the encoded protein is MSGGGLFAKIFGSGGKGGKAPTPQEAIQKLRETEEMLAKKQDFLEKKIDQELMTAKKNGTKNKRAALQALKRKKRYEKQLAQIDGTLSTIEFQREALENANTNTEVLKNMGYAAKAMKAAHENMDIDKVDDLMAEITEQQEVAQEISDVISRPVGFGEDYDEDELMAELEELEQEELDQNLLEIEGPADVPLPSVPSTSLPSRPAKKKEEEDEADMADLEAWAAN